In Rhodospirillaceae bacterium, the following proteins share a genomic window:
- a CDS encoding Smr/MutS family protein: MSGRKDSRGRKATAGPAGNPAGPGREDDDARLWENVTRSVKPLARKGRLPEVAAPAPPAPRRPAAEKAAAPEPADAGRDSGAARQRVDISGLKIGAQGRPPAAGTPRGPAGLDYGDAPGVDKRTATRFRRGLMPIDARLDLHGHTQNSGRAALAGFLQAHRAAGRRCVLVVTGKGLKDDWSVGALRQALPGWLNSPDLRRLILAYCQAQPHHGGSGAVYILLRRERGRGGAREGD; encoded by the coding sequence ATGAGCGGCCGGAAGGATAGCCGGGGCCGCAAGGCCACTGCCGGCCCCGCCGGAAACCCCGCCGGTCCGGGCCGCGAAGACGACGATGCCCGCCTGTGGGAGAACGTCACCCGGTCGGTGAAGCCGCTGGCGCGCAAAGGCCGCCTGCCCGAGGTCGCGGCGCCCGCGCCGCCGGCCCCGCGCCGTCCGGCGGCGGAGAAGGCGGCAGCCCCAGAGCCGGCCGATGCCGGGCGCGATTCGGGAGCGGCGCGCCAACGCGTCGACATTTCCGGCCTGAAGATCGGCGCGCAGGGCCGCCCGCCCGCCGCCGGCACGCCCCGCGGACCCGCCGGCCTCGACTACGGCGACGCGCCGGGCGTCGACAAGCGCACCGCGACCCGCTTCCGCCGCGGCCTGATGCCGATCGACGCCAGGCTGGACCTGCACGGCCACACGCAAAACAGCGGCCGCGCGGCGCTCGCCGGCTTCCTGCAGGCGCACCGGGCGGCCGGGCGGCGCTGCGTCCTGGTCGTCACCGGCAAGGGGCTGAAGGACGACTGGTCGGTCGGCGCCCTGCGCCAGGCCCTGCCCGGCTGGCTCAACAGCCCGGACCTGCGCCGCCTGATCCTCGCCTACTGCCAAGCCCAGCCCCACCACGGCGGCAGCGGCGCGGTGTATATCCTGCTGCGGCGGGAGCGCGGGAGGGGTGGCGCGCGCGAGGGCGATTGA
- the hslU gene encoding ATP-dependent protease ATPase subunit HslU yields the protein MTGYTPTAFSPREIVSELDRFIVGQKDAKKAVAVALRNRWRRQQLDDAMKEEVLPKNILMIGPTGCGKTEIARRLARLANAPFLKVEATKFTEVGYVGRDVEQIVRDLVEIAIGMTRERLRKSVTARAEMAAEERVLDALVGENARKDTRESFRKRLRAGELDGKEIELEVRDSRGGGLPTFDIPGMPGAQMGMINLNDMLGKALGGATKTKRLSVGESYELLMAEESDNLLDEDQVVTEAIDLVEQNGIVFLDEIDKITGRSERIGGADVSREGVQRDLLPLIEGTTVATKHGPVRSDHILFIASGAFHLAKPSDMLPELQGRLPIRVELKALDVDDFVRILSETENSLPLQYKALMQTEEVTLEFSEEAIAEIARYSAEVNSSVENIGARRLHTVMERLLEEISFSATERSGETIAIDADYVRDQVADLAKDADLSRFIL from the coding sequence ATGACCGGCTATACCCCGACCGCCTTCAGCCCGCGCGAGATCGTCTCGGAGCTCGACCGCTTCATCGTCGGCCAGAAAGACGCCAAGAAGGCGGTGGCCGTGGCGTTGCGCAACCGCTGGCGGCGCCAGCAGCTCGACGACGCGATGAAGGAAGAGGTGCTGCCCAAGAACATCCTGATGATCGGCCCGACCGGCTGCGGCAAGACCGAGATCGCCCGCCGGCTCGCCCGCCTCGCCAACGCGCCCTTCCTCAAGGTCGAGGCGACCAAATTCACCGAGGTCGGCTATGTCGGCCGGGATGTCGAGCAGATCGTGCGCGACCTGGTCGAGATCGCCATCGGCATGACCCGCGAACGGCTGCGCAAGTCGGTCACCGCCCGGGCCGAGATGGCGGCCGAGGAGCGGGTGCTCGACGCGCTGGTCGGCGAGAACGCGCGCAAGGACACCCGCGAGAGCTTCCGCAAGCGGCTGCGCGCCGGCGAACTGGACGGCAAGGAGATCGAACTGGAGGTGCGCGACAGCCGCGGCGGCGGCCTGCCGACCTTCGACATTCCCGGCATGCCGGGCGCACAGATGGGCATGATCAACCTCAACGACATGCTCGGCAAGGCGCTGGGCGGCGCGACCAAGACCAAGCGGCTGAGCGTCGGCGAGAGCTACGAACTGCTGATGGCCGAGGAGAGCGACAACCTGCTCGACGAGGACCAGGTCGTCACCGAGGCGATCGACCTGGTCGAGCAGAACGGCATCGTCTTCCTCGACGAGATCGACAAGATCACCGGCCGGTCGGAGCGGATCGGCGGCGCCGACGTCAGCCGCGAGGGCGTGCAGCGCGACCTGTTGCCGCTGATCGAGGGCACGACGGTGGCGACCAAGCACGGGCCGGTGCGCAGCGACCACATCCTGTTCATCGCCTCGGGCGCCTTCCACCTCGCCAAGCCGTCGGACATGCTGCCCGAACTGCAGGGAAGGCTGCCGATCCGGGTCGAGCTCAAGGCGCTCGACGTCGACGACTTCGTGCGCATCCTGAGCGAGACCGAGAACAGCCTGCCCCTGCAATACAAGGCGCTGATGCAGACCGAGGAGGTGACCCTGGAGTTCAGCGAGGAGGCGATCGCCGAGATCGCGCGCTACTCCGCCGAGGTCAACAGCAGCGTCGAGAATATCGGCGCGCGCCGGCTGCACACCGTGATGGAGCGGCTCCTGGAGGAGATCAGCTTCTCGGCCACCGAGCGCAGCGGCGAAACCATCGCCATCGACGCCGACTACGTCCGCGACCAGGTCGCGGATCTGGCGAAGGACGCGGATCTGAGCCGGTTTATTTTGTAG
- a CDS encoding LUD domain-containing protein, whose protein sequence is MSSRDAILGDLRQKLNRAADGGAGAQAVAERLAAHRQNLIPQRGQLDRARRIDLFENYAAGADATVARVATAGDVPAAVADFLKAHNLPANLVRAPDADLDNIPWDTQPTLTLEARKAEEPDAVSVTAAFGGVAETGTLVLVSGDDSPTTLNFLPENHVVVLWADRISGDYEAQWAALRERYGSGALPRTVNLVTGPSRSADIEQTIQLGAHGPRRLHIVIVDERPEG, encoded by the coding sequence GTGAGCAGCCGCGACGCGATTCTGGGCGATCTGCGGCAGAAGCTGAACCGCGCTGCCGATGGCGGCGCCGGCGCCCAGGCCGTGGCGGAGCGCCTGGCCGCCCACCGGCAGAACCTGATCCCGCAGCGCGGCCAGCTGGACCGGGCCCGCCGCATCGACCTGTTCGAGAACTACGCCGCCGGGGCGGACGCCACAGTGGCGCGGGTCGCCACGGCGGGCGATGTGCCGGCCGCGGTCGCGGATTTCCTCAAGGCGCACAACCTGCCGGCCAACCTGGTGCGGGCACCCGATGCAGACCTCGACAACATCCCGTGGGACACGCAGCCGACCCTGACCCTGGAGGCGCGCAAGGCCGAGGAGCCGGATGCGGTCTCCGTCACCGCGGCGTTCGGCGGCGTGGCGGAGACCGGCACCCTGGTCCTGGTCTCCGGCGACGACAGCCCGACGACCCTCAATTTCCTGCCCGAGAACCACGTCGTCGTGCTGTGGGCCGACCGGATTAGCGGCGACTACGAGGCCCAGTGGGCGGCGCTGCGCGAACGCTACGGCAGCGGCGCCCTGCCCCGCACCGTCAACCTGGTCACCGGCCCGTCGCGCAGCGCCGATATCGAGCAGACCATCCAGCTCGGCGCCCACGGCCCGCGCCGGCTCCACATCGTGATCGTCGATGAGCGGCCGGAAGGATAG
- the hisH gene encoding imidazole glycerol phosphate synthase subunit HisH, which produces MAGGVAIVDYGAGNLRSAEKAFIRMAGETGAGLTVVATGDADRVARASHVVLPGQGAFADCRAGLHALDGMVEALSEAVKGRGAPFLGICVGMQLLADRGLEHGETPGFGWVPGEVAALEPGDPDLKIPHMGWNDLRFHDNGRGSSHDGGANRGGHPVLAGLADGDHAYFVHSYGYRCADEADLLATCDYGGPVAAIVGRDNLVGTQFHPEKSQQAGLRLIANFLAWRP; this is translated from the coding sequence GTGGCCGGCGGCGTCGCCATCGTCGATTACGGCGCCGGCAATCTGCGCTCGGCGGAAAAGGCCTTTATCCGCATGGCCGGAGAGACGGGCGCCGGCCTGACGGTCGTCGCGACCGGCGATGCCGACCGGGTCGCGCGGGCGAGCCATGTCGTGCTGCCCGGCCAGGGCGCCTTCGCCGACTGCCGGGCCGGCCTGCACGCGCTGGACGGCATGGTCGAGGCGCTGAGCGAGGCCGTTAAGGGGCGCGGCGCGCCCTTCCTCGGCATTTGCGTCGGCATGCAGCTGCTCGCCGACCGCGGACTGGAGCATGGCGAAACGCCGGGCTTCGGCTGGGTGCCGGGCGAGGTCGCGGCCCTCGAACCCGGCGATCCGGACCTCAAGATCCCCCATATGGGCTGGAACGACCTGAGATTTCACGACAACGGTCGCGGCAGCAGTCACGACGGCGGGGCGAACCGCGGCGGCCATCCGGTGCTGGCCGGCCTGGCGGACGGCGACCATGCCTATTTCGTGCATTCCTACGGCTACCGATGCGCGGACGAGGCCGACCTGCTGGCGACCTGCGACTATGGCGGGCCGGTCGCGGCCATCGTCGGGCGGGACAATCTGGTCGGCACCCAGTTCCATCCCGAGAAGAGCCAGCAGGCCGGCCTGCGCCTGATCGCCAACTTCCTGGCGTGGCGGCCGTGA
- the hisB gene encoding imidazoleglycerol-phosphate dehydratase HisB: MNQAISPEPAPGTVAARTASVARRTKETQIEVSLNLDGSGDYSVDTGIGFLDHMMEQLSRHSLIDLELKAVGDLHIDFHHTTEDTGIAIGEAVSRALGDRKGIRRYGDALIPMDETLTRVALDCSNRPYLIWKVGFSKPKLGEMDTELFKEWFQAFAQAAGITLHVENLYGENNHHIVESCFKGLARSLRSAIEPDPRKADAVPSTKGVLGGSL; the protein is encoded by the coding sequence ATGAACCAGGCCATCAGCCCCGAACCCGCCCCCGGAACCGTGGCAGCGCGCACCGCATCGGTCGCGCGGCGGACCAAGGAAACCCAGATCGAGGTGTCGCTCAACCTCGACGGCAGCGGCGACTACAGCGTCGATACCGGGATCGGCTTCCTCGATCACATGATGGAGCAGCTGTCGCGCCATTCGCTGATCGATCTCGAATTGAAGGCGGTCGGCGACCTGCACATCGATTTCCACCACACTACCGAGGACACCGGCATCGCGATCGGCGAGGCGGTCAGCCGGGCGCTTGGCGACCGCAAGGGCATCCGGCGCTACGGCGACGCGCTGATTCCGATGGACGAGACGCTGACCCGGGTCGCGCTCGACTGCTCGAACCGGCCCTACCTGATCTGGAAGGTCGGTTTCTCCAAGCCCAAGCTCGGCGAGATGGATACGGAATTGTTCAAGGAATGGTTCCAGGCCTTCGCCCAGGCCGCCGGCATCACGCTCCATGTCGAGAATCTCTATGGCGAGAACAACCACCATATCGTCGAGAGCTGCTTCAAGGGGCTGGCCCGGTCGCTGCGCAGCGCCATCGAGCCCGATCCGCGCAAGGCGGACGCCGTGCCCTCCACCAAGGGGGTGCTGGGTGGTTCCCTGTAG
- a CDS encoding (Fe-S)-binding protein: protein MPASPPASSAEPPAVALFVTCLVDLFRPSVGFAAAKLIEQSGCRVEVPSAQACCGQPGYNSGDRKSAQAIAKGVIAAFEGYDYVVAPSGSCGGMIAKHYPELFADDPAWRPRAEALAAKTHELLAFLVDVRGMTTVEGRLEAVCTYHDSCSSLREMKVQAQPRRLLQSVEGLALRELDTPEVCCGFGGAFCVKYPDISNAMVADKTADIAQTGADTVLAGDLGCLMNIAGKLSREGSAIRAWHVAEVLAGVEAPPIAQVERPDSAR from the coding sequence ATGCCTGCCTCCCCGCCCGCCTCTTCTGCCGAACCGCCCGCCGTCGCCCTGTTCGTCACCTGTCTGGTCGACCTGTTCCGGCCGTCAGTCGGCTTCGCTGCGGCAAAGCTGATCGAACAGTCGGGCTGCCGGGTCGAGGTTCCGTCCGCCCAGGCCTGCTGCGGCCAGCCGGGCTACAACAGCGGCGACCGCAAGTCGGCGCAGGCCATTGCCAAGGGCGTCATCGCCGCCTTCGAGGGCTACGATTACGTCGTCGCGCCGTCCGGCTCCTGCGGCGGCATGATCGCGAAGCATTATCCGGAGCTGTTCGCAGACGATCCGGCCTGGCGGCCGCGCGCCGAGGCGCTTGCGGCGAAGACCCACGAACTGCTCGCCTTTCTGGTCGATGTCCGCGGCATGACAACGGTGGAGGGCCGGCTGGAGGCGGTCTGCACCTATCACGATTCCTGCTCCAGCCTGCGCGAGATGAAGGTGCAGGCCCAGCCGCGCCGCCTCCTGCAATCGGTCGAAGGCCTCGCCCTGCGCGAGTTGGACACGCCCGAGGTCTGCTGCGGCTTCGGCGGCGCCTTCTGCGTCAAGTATCCGGACATTTCCAACGCCATGGTCGCCGACAAGACGGCGGACATCGCGCAGACCGGCGCCGACACCGTGCTCGCCGGCGACCTGGGCTGCCTGATGAACATCGCCGGCAAGCTGAGCCGCGAGGGCTCTGCGATCCGCGCCTGGCACGTCGCCGAGGTGCTCGCCGGCGTCGAGGCCCCGCCCATCGCGCAAGTCGAACGCCCGGATTCTGCGCGATGA
- the hslV gene encoding ATP-dependent protease subunit HslV produces the protein MSDPDTLLFHGTTILSVRRGGDVVVAGDGQVTFGNTVLKGGARKVRRLGDGKVVVGFAGATADAFALFERLEGKLEQHPGQLTRACVEMAKDWRTDRYLRRLEAMMAVADRDVSLVLTGNGDVLEPEDGLIGIGSGGPYALAAAKALMAETELPAEEVARRAMGIAADICIYTNDQIVIERV, from the coding sequence ATGAGCGATCCCGACACCCTCCTGTTCCACGGCACGACGATCCTCTCGGTCCGGCGCGGCGGCGACGTCGTGGTGGCCGGCGACGGCCAGGTCACCTTCGGCAACACCGTGCTCAAGGGCGGCGCGCGCAAGGTGCGGCGGCTGGGCGACGGCAAGGTGGTGGTCGGCTTTGCCGGCGCCACGGCGGACGCCTTCGCCCTGTTCGAGCGGCTTGAGGGCAAGCTGGAGCAGCATCCGGGACAATTGACCCGGGCCTGCGTGGAAATGGCCAAGGACTGGCGCACCGACCGCTATCTGCGCCGGCTGGAGGCCATGATGGCGGTGGCCGACAGGGACGTCTCCCTGGTGCTCACCGGTAACGGCGACGTGCTGGAGCCCGAGGACGGCCTGATCGGCATCGGCAGCGGCGGCCCCTACGCCCTGGCGGCGGCCAAGGCGCTGATGGCGGAGACCGAGCTGCCGGCCGAGGAGGTCGCGCGCCGGGCCATGGGCATCGCCGCCGACATCTGCATCTATACCAACGACCAGATCGTGATCGAGCGCGTATGA
- a CDS encoding MFS transporter has translation MTARPIWTGGRKSAFGWALYDWANSPFTTVVTTFIFAAYFAGAIAPDKTTGASQWAFTQGAAAFVMAILSPILGAIADHGKGRKAWIVFWTLVMVAASAALWWGAPGVDSTVLVLTAAFIGVIGFEMGLVFYNAMLPGLAPASHIGRLSGWSWGLGYIGGLACLVLLLFVFVQPQVAPFGLDKSAAEHIRIAGPIVAAWALVFSLPLFFLTADTPGAGLPMGRAVGAGLRTLGNTLANVRKHANIARFLIARIFYVDGLNTIFAVGAIYAATVFGMGTAEVLIFGIIVNVTAGLGAFAFAWLDDRLGAKSTVLLGVAGVTVCGIPMLFVGDKTWFYVLGGIMGLFFGPAQAASRSLMSHLAPRGQEAEMFGLYAFAGKCTAFLGPWIFGAVTLAAGPRWGMATVVPFLVIGAVILLKVDTGKVAPEEAVPE, from the coding sequence GTGACGGCCCGCCCGATCTGGACCGGCGGGCGCAAATCCGCCTTCGGCTGGGCGCTCTACGACTGGGCGAACTCGCCGTTTACCACTGTCGTCACGACCTTCATCTTCGCGGCCTATTTCGCCGGCGCCATCGCGCCGGACAAGACGACCGGCGCCTCGCAATGGGCGTTCACCCAAGGCGCGGCGGCCTTCGTCATGGCGATCCTCAGCCCGATCCTCGGCGCCATCGCCGATCACGGCAAGGGCCGCAAGGCCTGGATCGTGTTCTGGACTCTGGTCATGGTCGCCGCGTCGGCCGCGCTGTGGTGGGGCGCGCCGGGCGTCGACTCGACGGTCCTCGTGCTCACGGCGGCCTTCATCGGCGTGATCGGGTTCGAGATGGGCCTCGTCTTCTACAACGCCATGCTGCCCGGCCTCGCCCCGGCGAGCCATATCGGCCGGCTCTCCGGCTGGTCGTGGGGGCTGGGCTATATCGGCGGCCTGGCCTGCCTGGTCCTGCTGCTGTTCGTTTTCGTGCAGCCGCAGGTCGCGCCCTTCGGGCTCGACAAGTCTGCCGCCGAGCATATCCGGATCGCCGGGCCGATCGTCGCCGCGTGGGCGCTGGTCTTCAGCCTGCCGCTGTTCTTTCTCACCGCGGATACGCCGGGGGCAGGGCTGCCCATGGGCCGGGCGGTCGGCGCCGGGCTGCGCACGCTGGGCAACACCCTGGCCAATGTCCGCAAGCACGCCAACATCGCGCGCTTCCTGATCGCCCGGATCTTCTATGTGGACGGACTGAACACGATCTTCGCCGTCGGGGCGATCTACGCCGCCACGGTCTTCGGCATGGGCACGGCGGAGGTCCTGATATTCGGCATCATCGTAAATGTCACGGCCGGCCTCGGCGCCTTCGCCTTCGCCTGGCTGGACGACCGGCTGGGCGCCAAGTCGACCGTGCTTCTGGGCGTCGCCGGCGTCACGGTTTGCGGCATCCCGATGCTGTTTGTCGGCGACAAGACCTGGTTCTACGTCCTCGGCGGGATCATGGGCCTGTTTTTCGGCCCGGCCCAAGCGGCAAGCCGCTCGCTGATGAGCCATCTCGCGCCCCGGGGGCAGGAGGCCGAGATGTTCGGGCTCTACGCCTTTGCCGGAAAATGCACGGCCTTTCTCGGCCCGTGGATTTTCGGCGCCGTCACCCTGGCCGCGGGCCCGCGTTGGGGCATGGCGACCGTCGTGCCATTCCTGGTGATCGGCGCCGTGATCCTGCTGAAGGTCGATACCGGGAAGGTTGCGCCGGAGGAGGCGGTCCCGGAATAA
- a CDS encoding LutB/LldF family L-lactate oxidation iron-sulfur protein: MTELSPARFKEQAAAALKDAPLQRALGNMRVGFIEKRRKAAEKLPEFEDLRDQGVAIKNHTLAHLDLYLEAWEKKVVEGGGHVHWARDAGEARQIVLDICSSADARTVTKGKSMIGEEMHLNPFLEANGIEPVETDLGEYIIQLRHETPSHIIAPAIHVNRDQIADAFREHHADLPPDRPLVEGPDLLAEARTQLRERFIAADVGITGANFLVAETGSSIIVTNEGNGDLTQTLPRVHIVLASLEKVVPTLEDATTLMRLLARSATGQEMSVYTTVSTGPRRGGDPDGPEEYHVILLDNGRSALYGTEFQEVFRCIRCGACLNHCPVYGAIGGHAYGTVYPGPIGKVLSPALMGIDKAGTLPNASSFCGRCEEVCPMRIPLPKLMRHWREEEFGGKHNPAPVRWGLGLWAWAVRRPALYRFGARFAIAGMAFLGRRRGHLKSLPLAGGWTGHRNLPAPQGGTFHDLWRRRNASGRRAGR, translated from the coding sequence ATGACCGAGCTGTCCCCCGCCCGGTTCAAGGAACAGGCCGCCGCGGCGCTGAAGGACGCGCCGCTGCAGCGCGCCCTCGGCAACATGCGCGTCGGCTTCATCGAGAAGCGCCGCAAGGCGGCGGAGAAGCTGCCGGAATTCGAGGATCTGCGCGACCAGGGCGTGGCGATCAAGAACCACACGCTCGCCCATCTCGACCTCTACCTGGAGGCCTGGGAGAAGAAGGTCGTCGAGGGCGGCGGCCATGTCCACTGGGCGCGCGACGCCGGGGAAGCCCGGCAGATCGTCCTCGATATCTGCAGCAGCGCCGATGCCCGCACGGTGACCAAGGGCAAGTCGATGATCGGCGAGGAAATGCACCTCAACCCGTTCCTTGAGGCCAACGGCATCGAGCCGGTCGAGACCGATCTCGGCGAATACATCATCCAGCTGCGCCACGAGACGCCGAGCCACATCATCGCTCCGGCGATCCACGTCAACCGCGACCAGATCGCCGACGCCTTCCGCGAACATCACGCCGACCTGCCGCCGGACCGCCCGCTCGTCGAGGGGCCGGACCTGCTGGCCGAGGCCCGCACCCAGCTGCGCGAGCGCTTCATCGCCGCCGATGTCGGCATCACAGGCGCCAATTTCCTGGTCGCGGAGACCGGCTCGTCGATCATCGTCACCAACGAGGGCAACGGCGACCTGACCCAGACCCTGCCCCGGGTCCATATCGTGCTCGCCAGCCTGGAAAAGGTCGTGCCGACGCTGGAGGACGCGACGACCCTGATGCGCCTGCTCGCCCGCTCGGCGACCGGCCAGGAGATGTCGGTCTACACCACCGTCTCGACCGGCCCGCGCCGCGGAGGCGACCCGGACGGGCCGGAGGAATATCACGTCATCCTGCTCGATAACGGGCGCAGCGCCCTCTACGGCACCGAATTCCAGGAGGTCTTCCGCTGCATCCGCTGCGGCGCCTGCCTCAACCACTGCCCGGTCTATGGCGCCATCGGCGGCCACGCCTACGGCACGGTCTATCCCGGGCCGATCGGCAAGGTGCTGTCGCCGGCGCTCATGGGCATCGACAAGGCCGGCACGCTGCCCAACGCGTCGAGCTTCTGCGGCCGCTGCGAGGAAGTTTGCCCGATGCGCATTCCGCTGCCGAAGCTGATGCGCCATTGGCGGGAAGAGGAATTCGGCGGGAAACACAATCCGGCGCCGGTACGCTGGGGCCTCGGCCTGTGGGCCTGGGCGGTGCGCCGGCCGGCGCTCTACCGCTTCGGCGCGCGCTTCGCCATCGCCGGCATGGCCTTCCTCGGCCGCAGGCGCGGGCACCTGAAATCCCTGCCGCTGGCCGGCGGCTGGACGGGGCACCGTAACCTGCCCGCGCCCCAGGGCGGCACCTTCCACGATCTCTGGCGACGCCGAAACGCCAGTGGGCGGAGGGCGGGCCGGTGA
- the hisA gene encoding 1-(5-phosphoribosyl)-5-[(5-phosphoribosylamino)methylideneamino]imidazole-4-carboxamide isomerase: MILYPAIDLKDGRCVRLLKGDFAQETVFNDDPADQAARFQAQGFRWLHVVDLNGAAEGRAVNRAGVEAVLGAVSIPVQLGGGIRDMAGIEMWLDRGLARVILGTAALREPALVRQAARAFPGRIAVGIDARGGRVATQGWLETSDVTAVDLARSFEDAGVAAIVYTDIERDGALRGVNVAATAALARAVGAPVIASGGVAGLGDLRALKQEAASGIAGVICGRALYDGKIDPAQALALLDDT, translated from the coding sequence ATGATCCTGTATCCGGCCATCGACCTCAAGGACGGCCGCTGCGTCCGGCTGCTCAAGGGCGATTTCGCGCAGGAAACCGTCTTCAACGACGACCCGGCCGACCAGGCGGCGCGCTTCCAGGCCCAGGGTTTCCGCTGGCTGCACGTCGTCGATCTGAACGGCGCCGCCGAAGGCCGGGCCGTCAACCGGGCGGGCGTCGAGGCGGTCCTCGGCGCGGTGTCGATCCCGGTCCAGCTCGGCGGCGGCATCCGCGACATGGCCGGGATCGAGATGTGGCTGGATCGCGGCCTGGCCCGGGTCATCCTCGGCACGGCCGCGCTGCGCGAGCCTGCCCTGGTGCGGCAGGCGGCGCGCGCCTTTCCCGGCCGGATCGCCGTCGGCATCGACGCGCGCGGCGGCCGGGTCGCCACCCAGGGCTGGCTCGAGACCTCCGACGTGACGGCGGTCGATCTCGCCCGGTCGTTCGAGGATGCCGGCGTCGCCGCCATCGTCTATACCGATATCGAGCGCGACGGCGCGCTCCGGGGGGTCAACGTCGCGGCGACGGCGGCGCTCGCCCGGGCGGTCGGGGCGCCTGTCATCGCCTCGGGCGGCGTCGCCGGGCTGGGCGATCTCCGGGCGCTGAAGCAGGAAGCGGCGAGCGGCATCGCGGGCGTCATCTGCGGCCGGGCGCTCTATGACGGAAAAATCGATCCGGCACAGGCACTTGCGCTGCTCGACGATACATAA
- a CDS encoding GNAT family N-acetyltransferase — translation MLGVEVVTRFEPGDLHDICDAAESAIDAGGGFGWLRAPERNVLESYWKGVLVVPERILIVARIDGTICGAAQLVRPPPNNEARAFAVQLEHAFIAPWARGHGLARMLMEKAEVLARNEGFDVIALDVRATQKRAIRLYETHGYVRWGRNPFYARVEGKPVAGLYYWKDLNAAPDATPNTTPDATSGEGTGGPG, via the coding sequence ATCCTCGGTGTCGAGGTCGTCACCCGCTTCGAACCGGGCGATCTGCACGATATCTGCGACGCCGCGGAGAGCGCGATCGACGCCGGCGGCGGCTTCGGCTGGCTGCGCGCACCGGAGCGCAACGTGCTGGAGAGCTATTGGAAGGGCGTTCTGGTCGTGCCCGAGCGCATCCTGATCGTCGCCCGGATCGACGGCACGATCTGCGGCGCGGCGCAGCTGGTCCGGCCGCCGCCGAACAACGAGGCGCGGGCCTTCGCCGTGCAGCTCGAACACGCCTTCATCGCGCCCTGGGCACGCGGCCACGGCCTCGCCCGAATGCTGATGGAAAAGGCCGAAGTGCTGGCGCGCAACGAAGGGTTCGACGTCATCGCCCTCGATGTCCGCGCGACGCAGAAGCGGGCGATCCGGCTGTACGAGACCCACGGCTACGTCCGCTGGGGCCGCAATCCCTTCTACGCCCGGGTCGAGGGCAAGCCGGTCGCCGGCCTGTATTACTGGAAGGACCTGAACGCGGCGCCCGACGCGACACCCAACACGACCCCCGACGCGACATCCGGCGAAGGAACCGGCGGGCCGGGATGA
- a CDS encoding DUF2147 domain-containing protein → MMPARYLPAFAAVFCLAFGAAAAADPGADPRGVWLTPGGNSHVEIAPCGDRLCGRIVWLKEPNNKKGQPLRDARNEEESLRSRPILGLPVLTGFPQEPTDGVWDDGKIYSPKTGKTFRSEMEMNDRDTLKVSGCKWIRCKSQIWKRVR, encoded by the coding sequence ATGATGCCGGCAAGATATCTGCCTGCATTTGCGGCAGTTTTCTGCCTCGCTTTCGGCGCCGCTGCCGCAGCCGATCCCGGCGCGGATCCCAGAGGGGTCTGGCTCACCCCCGGCGGTAACTCGCATGTCGAGATCGCGCCGTGCGGCGACAGGCTGTGTGGCCGGATCGTCTGGCTCAAGGAGCCGAACAACAAGAAGGGCCAGCCGCTGCGGGACGCCAGGAACGAAGAAGAGTCGCTGCGGTCCCGGCCGATCCTTGGGCTGCCCGTGCTGACCGGGTTCCCGCAGGAACCGACGGACGGCGTATGGGACGACGGCAAGATTTACAGTCCGAAGACCGGTAAGACCTTCAGGTCGGAAATGGAAATGAACGACCGCGATACCCTGAAGGTCAGCGGCTGCAAATGGATACGCTGCAAGTCCCAGATCTGGAAGCGGGTGAGGTGA